The Nocardioides sp. sequence GACGCCGTCGCCGATCATCGCCACGACACGGCCCTCGTCTTGCAGGCGCTTGACGACACGCACCTTGTCGGCGGGCATGACCTCGGCGATCACTTCGTCGATGCCGACCTCGGCAGCGACCTGGCGGGCCACGGTCTCGTTGTCGCCGGTAAGGAGGACCGGCCGCAGACCGAGTTCTTTGAGGCGTTGTACGGCCACTCGTGACGAAGCCTTGATCCGGTCCTCCAGCAGGATCAGTCCGCGCGCTGCGCCATCCCAGCCGACGGCGACGACCGTACGACCCTCTCGTTGCGCCTGCTCGAAGCGTTCCTGCAAGTCGGCGGAAAGGTGCTGCGATCGGTCAGCCAGCAAGCGTGGTCGGCCGACGAGGACGGCGCGCCCCTCGACGTTGCCTTCGACGCCGAGCCCGTCGAGATTGGCGAAATTCTCGGGAGTCGGCAGGTCGCCGTTGTCGAGTGCGGCGCGGACGATGGCGGCTGCGATCGGGTGCTCGCTGCCGGATTCGAGGGCACCCGCGAAGCGGAGCACCTGATCGCGATCCTCGACAGCAGCCACGTCCACCACACCCATCTCCCCGGTGGTGACCGTGCCGGTCTTGTCGAGCACAGCAGTGTCGACGCGGCGGGTGTCTTCGAGCACCTCGGGGCCCTTGATCACGATGCCCAACTGAGCTCCGCGACCGGTGCCCACCATCAGCGCCGTCGGCGTCGCGAGGCCGAGGGCGCAGGGGCAGGCGATGATGAGTACGGCGACCGCGGCGGTGAACGCGGCCGCTGCTCCGGCTCCGGCCAGGAGCCAGCCGCCGAGGGTGAGCAGCGCCAGCACCATCACGACCGGGACGAAGACGCCAGAGATCCGGTCGGCCAGGCGCTGCACCTCGGCCTTGCCGTTCTGCGCGTCCTCGACCAGACGGGCAAGCTGGGCCAGTTCGGTTTCGGCGCCGACTCGGGTCGCTTCGACGACTAGCCGCCCGCTGGCGTTCAGCGTCGCGCCGGTCACGGCCGACCCGGGCTGGACCTCGATCGGCACGGGTTCCCCCGTCAACATCGATTCGTCGACGGCCGAGCGGCCTTCGACGACCGTGCCGTCCGTGGCGACCTTCTCCCCCGGGCGTACGACGAAGTGGTCGCCGACCTGGAGTTGCTCAGCCGCGACCGTCACCTCGCGTCCGTCGCGCAGCACGGTGACCTGCTTGGCGCCGAGTTCCATCAACGACTTCAGCGCCGCACCCGCTTGACGCTTGGCCCGGTGCTCGAGCCAACGCCCCAGCAAGATGAAGGTGGTGACGCCGGCGGCAGCTTCGAGATAGATGTAGGACGTCGCCATCCCCCGCTCGGGGCGCAACTCGAAGCCGTGCGTCATGCCTGGATGCCCGGCCATCCCGAAGAACAGCGCATAGAGCGACCAGCCGAAGGCCGCCAAAGTCCCGACGCTCACCAGCGTGTCCATGGTCGCGGCGCCGTGACGCGCATTGGTCCACGCCGCCTGGTGGAACGGCCAGCCGCCCCAGACCACCACGGGCGCGGCCAGGGTCAACGACAGCCACTGCCAGTTGGTGAACTGCAGCGGCGGGATCATCGCCATCGCGATCACCGGGATGCTGAGGATCGCGGAGATGACGACGCGCTGTCGAAG is a genomic window containing:
- a CDS encoding heavy metal translocating P-type ATPase → MSEKQPVEVELAITGMTCASCANRIERKLNKIEGVTATVNYATEKAKVAYAPTVSREQLVQTVEQAGYGVTSTSLDQPEQPDQPEGDPLRQRVVISAILSIPVIAMAMIPPLQFTNWQWLSLTLAAPVVVWGGWPFHQAAWTNARHGAATMDTLVSVGTLAAFGWSLYALFFGMAGHPGMTHGFELRPERGMATSYIYLEAAAGVTTFILLGRWLEHRAKRQAGAALKSLMELGAKQVTVLRDGREVTVAAEQLQVGDHFVVRPGEKVATDGTVVEGRSAVDESMLTGEPVPIEVQPGSAVTGATLNASGRLVVEATRVGAETELAQLARLVEDAQNGKAEVQRLADRISGVFVPVVMVLALLTLGGWLLAGAGAAAAFTAAVAVLIIACPCALGLATPTALMVGTGRGAQLGIVIKGPEVLEDTRRVDTAVLDKTGTVTTGEMGVVDVAAVEDRDQVLRFAGALESGSEHPIAAAIVRAALDNGDLPTPENFANLDGLGVEGNVEGRAVLVGRPRLLADRSQHLSADLQERFEQAQREGRTVVAVGWDGAARGLILLEDRIKASSRVAVQRLKELGLRPVLLTGDNETVARQVAAEVGIDEVIAEVMPADKVRVVKRLQDEGRVVAMIGDGVNDAAALAQADLGIAMGTGTDVAIEASDLTLVKGDLAEASTAIRLSRKTLRTIKGNLFWAFAYNVAAIPVAAAGLLNPMLAGAAMAFSSVFVVTNSLRLRRFS